From the Penicillium oxalicum strain HP7-1 chromosome V, whole genome shotgun sequence genome, one window contains:
- a CDS encoding Dihydrolipoyllysine-residue acetyltransferase component of pyruvate dehydrogenase complex produces the protein MVAAAVRMRTPSAMFMSRGAASLRRPQVSYKFQEVIQSQLPALASLSRFYASKSFPPHTIISMPALSPTMTAGNIGVWQKKAGDSLQPGDVLVEIETDKAQMDFEFQEEGVLAKVLKDSGEKDVAVGSPIAVLVEEGADVSSFESFTLADAGGDKAAPQPEKEEPKSAESEAPAPAPEQPASYEPETSGDKLQPSLDREPSISPAAKALALEKGVPIKALKGTGRGGVVTKEDVEKYQPTGSAASAGPTYEDIQISSMRKTIANRLKQSMADNPHYFVSTTLSVTKLLKLRQALNASADGKYKLSVNDFLVKACAVALLKVPQVNSSWREENGQTVIRQHSTADISVAVATPSGLITPVVKNVQGLGLSSISNQIKDLGKRARENKLKPEEYQGGTFTISNMGMNPAVERFTAVINPPQAGILAVGTTRKVAVPVETEEGTVTEWDDQIIVTGSFDHKVVDGAVGGEWIKELKKVVENPLELLL, from the exons ATGGTTGCTGCCGCTGTCCGGATGCGCACTCCGAGTGCCATGTTCATGTCTCGAGGCGCCGCCTCTTTGCGGCGCCCTCAGGTCTCCTATAAGTTCCAGGAGGTCATTCA ATCTCAATTGCCCGCCCTGGCCTCGCTCTCCCGTTTCTATGCCTCCAAGT CTTTCCCTCCCCACACTATCATCAGCATGCCTGCTCTGTCCCCAACAATGACCGCGGGAAACATCGGCGTGTGGCAGAAGAAGGCTGGTGATTCCCTCCAGCCTGGTGACGTGCTGGTGGAGATTGAGACCGACAAGGCGCAAATGGACTTTGAGTTCCAGGAGGAAGGTGTTCTCGCGAAGGTGCTGAAGGATTCTGGCGAGAAGGACGTCGCTGTTGGATCG CCCATCGCTGTTCTCGTTGAGGAGGGTGCCGATGTCTCTTCTTTCGAGTCTTTCACTCTGGCCGATGCTGGCGGTGACAAGGCCGCCCCGCAGCCTGAGAAGGAGGAACCCAAGAGCGCTGAGTCCGAGGCCCCGGCTCCCGCCCCCGAACAGCCTGCCTCCTATGAACCTGAGACTTCCGGCGACAAGTTGCAGCCCAGCTTGGACCGTGAGCCCTCGATCAGCCCTGCCGCCAAGGCTCTCGCTCTCGAGAAGGGTGTTCCCATCAAGGCTCTGAAGGGTACTGGCCGTGGCGGTGTGGTTACCAAGGAGGACGTTGAGAAGTACCAACCCACTGGTTCCGCCGCTTCTGCTGGCCCTACCTACGAGGACATCCAGATTTCTTCCATGCGCAAGACCATTGCAAACCGCCTGAAGCAATCCATGGCTGACAACCCCCACTACTTTGTCTCTACCACCCTGTCCGTCACTAAGTTGCTTAAGCTGCGCCAGGCTCTCAACGCCTCGGCCGACGGCAAGTACAAGCTCTCCGTCAATGATTTCTTGGTCAAGGCCTGCGCAGTGGCTTTGCTTAAGGTCCCCCAGGTCAACTCCAGCTGGCGTGAGGAGAACGGGCAGACCGTCATTCGCCAGCACAGCACCGCTGACATCAGTGTTGCCGTGGCTACTCCCTCCGGCCTGATCACTCCCGTCGTCAAGAACGTTCAGGGTCTCGGCCTGTCCAGCATCTCCAACCAGATCAAGGATCTTGGCAAGCGTGCCCGCGAGAACAAGCTGAAGCCCGAGGAGTACCAGGGCGGTACCTTCACCATCTCTAACATGGGCATGAACCCCGCTGTTGAGCGCTTCACTGCTGTCATCAACCCCCCTCAGGCTGGTATCTTGGCCGTCGGCACTACTCGCAAGGTTGCCGTTCCCGTTGAGACCGAAGAGGGTACCGTGACTGAGTGGGATGACCAAATCATCGTGACTGGCAGCTTCGACCACAAGGTCGTTGACGGTGCTGTTGGTGGCGAGTGGATCaaggagctgaagaaggTCGTTGAGAACCCGCTCGAGCTTTTGCTGTAA